The window ATCCTGACGCCCCGCCGGACAGACCAGCCTCAGTGCTGGGGAACACCTGCCAGACTCGCACACAAATCGGCCTCCACAGCttctcccccctctctctctgccaATAAACACTAgggattgaaaaaaaaaatttcagaaataaatcttcTCAATTTGCAGTCCAACACTCCGCTGCTTTCTTCCAGGTATGACGGAGAGGGAGAAGCAGGTGATGATGAAGCTGAAGGAGGTGGTGGACAAGCAAAGGGACGAGATTCGAGCGAAGGACCGCGAGCTAACGCTGAAAAACGAGGACGTAGAAGCAGTAAGGCCACTTCCTCTGCAAAGGGGCGTCAAAGAGAACGGCAGGAAAAACTTACaccgcaaaaacacaacatcttaccaagtGGTTTTGTCTAGCTTCTAGCGAGAATATCTTAGAATACTTGGGGGCAAAAGACtgaaataacttacaagtaacttttttttagaaagatagaggagcttgttttaaattaataattcctgaatattgttgaaaaagtgctagttccactagcagattatttcacttgtaacatggaataaaatctattattagtgaaaaatctgccagtggaactagtacttcttcatcaatattaaggaattattgacttaaaacaagctcctatatcttaatgaaaaataactagttatattttcttatttcaaatgaattaagatatttgcaccaaagatatttgcaccaaaatCTGACCATATaaatggtaagattttgtgtttttacaatgttggcatcaaatttctttttttttttataccccCTCCAAATTGTTGCATATCTGCCTTACGTTTGATTGGCCATTAAAGTTAACCTTCTGTTATGGCCTCATGCATTCAACACTGTAGTGTAGATGATCTTAACCAGCAAATTTATTCTGGATTATCCTCCAGATTGTAACTATcccctttttttgaaggacaattatgcttacagaaacttcataaatcattttacttgttatttctcttgttttatttgtttattttgtatatttaaaacgACTCCGTCTTttccagctccagcagcagcagtctcGCCTCATGAAAATCAACCACGACTTGCGGCACAAGATCTCCGTGGTGGAGGCTCAGGGCAAAGCGCTGATCGGGCAGAAGGTGGAGCTGGAGGCCGGCGCCCAGGCACAGGCGCAGGAAGTCTGCGCCCTGCGGCAGGAAGTGACGCGCCTACGGGAGCGTCTCCACGGAGAGCCGACGGCGCAGAGCCCCGAGGAGCTCCTGGTGCCTCAGCCGCCGTCACCGGCAGAGGTGAGAGACGCACAGAGATCAAGTTCAGGGTGACAGatgcttttaaatatatcaGGGACAACTCTGAGACGTTTGGAATTCAAATATTTGCTCGTGGTTGAATTTAATGTCGGTGGTTTAGTGAAACAAAAGAAGTGACTTCATTCAGCTGTGATAGATGTGTTTCCTCCATGGTCTCCTCAAGGGTTTTCTCTGtagatttgctgttttttatgtttccataaTATAACctcaatttttctttaaagctgcCTTATGCAACGTTTctaaacactgtttttttttttagatatttcttaaaactgtcactatgtcattgCTAGTATGTGaaatagtgaaaaaaataaaactcctccCATAAATGCAGCGCTCCTGGTCTAAAGCAACCAgtcacagccaggaggaggatcttagcgCTGTTAGTTAAGCTTGCatactaaatgtgctaatggcggaaaAGCAAGATGTCATTCCAGGAAAACTTTATATCCGCCACCaggctaactagccttagcattcatggcagaACAAGCTGTGGCCTAGCAAAGAACAAGGGCAAGGGTGTGAGCGTTGCATctatgaggttgattgacagcgctaagaccctcctcttgaccctgattggttgtttttgactgagcAAAGGATTTCTGCAGTAAGCATTGGGACATAGTTTATGTGTTTCATCCTACTTTGTCTTCACACAgtgatggtttaaaaaaaatgtaaatgaaacatgtttttaaaaattaaagttaaatccCGTAAGATGATGCGCAGAAATGTTCTGCTGAAGATCTTCTGTCACATTTACCTCAGAGACTGACTGTTTGGGgaataataaagtgtttttaactTTGCCAGCGGGATAAGAGCACCGAAGTGGTTTTGAGCGCTGAGGGTTGGTCAGACAGAGTGGGCGCCTGCCGGCTGACGGCAGGGGGCTTCGAGCCGCCTCCTCAGACCCATGCTTCCTTCCTCATCTCAGAAGGACGTGAAGATGTGGAGGCTGAGGACGAAGCTGCGT of the Poecilia reticulata strain Guanapo linkage group LG12, Guppy_female_1.0+MT, whole genome shotgun sequence genome contains:
- the rilpl1 gene encoding RILP-like protein 1 isoform X6, with protein sequence MSLKDSVNEEDLQRHEGMTEREKQVMMKLKEVVDKQRDEIRAKDRELTLKNEDVEALQQQQSRLMKINHDLRHKISVVEAQGKALIGQKVELEAGAQAQAQEVCALRQEVTRLRERLHGEPTAQSPEELLVPQPPSPAERDKSTEVVLSAEGWSDRVGACRLTAGGFEPPPQTHASFLISEGREDVEAEDEAAWLWEAMCDEDMPGVFQYFTKEAMCEEESGGVDPKDPNRPRFTLQELRDVLHERNELKAKVFLLQEELTYYKSDEVDEDIATPSPSPSSELGTRSRSAAQPESGIKRLFSFFSRDKQRGAQRGAHIDAGGSFRSWMQKDDVYTEQAQEALQHL